In one Vibrio sp. YMD68 genomic region, the following are encoded:
- a CDS encoding methyl-accepting chemotaxis protein: protein MKLGFKSRIYFGVGALVAASLIVLGTLNILAMRDNMVEGLVEKTSDKLSFHVSELEQMMQFKTRSIKNGAKSFNRQLSSEDNQRLVELLAQSSSLSNVIMTYEDGRAFMSLEGEKYDFRQRDWYQNAKNARDVIITGVYQDQLTQQKVVSVTTPVTQDGQFIGVLLGDVQLGDVVSAVSNMRFAGGAATLTDNQAVFFASDDPNDIGKTPSQISPNFTDMERAFFSQQSGNLSFPYLGIQFDGYFERVNLSPDMYWTLMVFVDKESALTTVYDAMYKSLMTGALLLLVSFSAIFVILQYAYRPLLKLKRAVLDLSNGTGDLTQRLKIEGEDDLAQISQGFNRFVENLQEMMLHISQASQNISVSAKQLGTTARENEGMLVTHSSETEQVVTAITEMSESARTVAENVNQSNRITEEASKEAESSLLIVNNAVSTVSALVTEVEDMSNSILRMNQDANKISNVLNVIGEISEQTNLLALNAAIEAARAGEQGRGFAVVADEVRALAGRTQNSTMEISEMLSQLLGGTESVVKAMDSTKRQCQETADKTGEVSESLTVMSTSVKEIDDVSTQIAAATEEQSTVAEELSRNMLSIRDIVESLVNSGKQTVQATELLNDTNDDLKRQVANFKLS, encoded by the coding sequence ATGAAATTAGGCTTTAAATCAAGAATTTACTTCGGTGTCGGGGCGCTTGTCGCTGCATCACTCATCGTGCTGGGAACACTGAATATACTGGCTATGCGCGACAACATGGTTGAAGGTTTGGTGGAAAAAACATCGGATAAACTCAGTTTCCATGTTTCAGAACTGGAACAGATGATGCAGTTCAAAACTCGGTCGATTAAGAACGGTGCTAAAAGCTTTAATCGTCAACTTAGCAGTGAAGACAATCAACGTTTAGTTGAACTTCTGGCTCAGAGTTCATCGCTCTCTAACGTTATCATGACCTATGAGGACGGCCGGGCATTTATGTCCTTAGAAGGCGAAAAGTATGATTTTCGTCAGCGTGATTGGTATCAAAATGCAAAAAACGCTCGTGACGTAATCATTACTGGTGTGTATCAAGATCAGTTGACTCAGCAAAAAGTGGTGAGTGTTACGACACCGGTTACCCAAGACGGGCAATTTATAGGTGTTCTTCTTGGCGATGTACAGCTAGGAGATGTGGTCAGCGCCGTCAGTAATATGCGTTTTGCGGGTGGCGCGGCAACGTTGACCGACAACCAAGCGGTCTTTTTTGCCAGTGATGACCCGAATGATATAGGAAAAACCCCCTCACAAATTAGCCCCAATTTCACAGACATGGAGCGCGCTTTTTTCTCTCAGCAATCGGGAAATCTTAGCTTTCCTTACCTTGGTATTCAATTTGATGGCTACTTTGAGCGCGTCAACCTTAGTCCTGATATGTATTGGACTTTAATGGTATTTGTGGACAAGGAAAGCGCACTGACTACCGTGTACGACGCTATGTATAAGTCACTGATGACTGGTGCCTTACTGCTGCTTGTCAGTTTCAGTGCTATTTTTGTCATTTTACAATACGCGTATCGTCCGCTACTCAAATTGAAAAGAGCGGTATTGGATCTCTCAAATGGGACTGGCGATCTTACCCAACGACTCAAAATAGAAGGCGAGGACGATTTGGCTCAAATAAGCCAGGGCTTTAATCGATTTGTAGAGAACCTACAAGAAATGATGTTACATATATCTCAAGCAAGTCAAAATATCTCAGTCAGCGCCAAGCAACTAGGGACAACAGCGCGAGAAAATGAAGGAATGCTCGTGACTCACTCTAGTGAAACAGAACAAGTGGTGACCGCCATTACTGAAATGAGTGAAAGCGCCAGAACGGTTGCCGAGAATGTCAATCAATCGAATCGTATTACGGAAGAGGCAAGCAAAGAAGCAGAGTCATCGTTGCTTATTGTTAACAATGCCGTCAGTACCGTCAGTGCATTGGTGACGGAAGTGGAGGATATGTCCAACAGCATTCTTCGCATGAATCAAGACGCGAATAAAATCAGTAATGTGCTTAACGTCATCGGTGAAATCTCTGAACAAACCAACTTACTGGCACTCAATGCCGCTATTGAAGCAGCGCGGGCAGGTGAGCAAGGGCGCGGTTTCGCGGTAGTGGCTGATGAGGTTCGAGCGCTTGCAGGCCGAACACAAAATAGCACAATGGAAATTTCAGAAATGCTAAGTCAGTTGCTGGGCGGGACAGAAAGTGTGGTTAAGGCGATGGATTCGACCAAAAGACAATGCCAAGAAACCGCCGACAAGACGGGCGAAGTGTCTGAAAGCTTGACCGTGATGAGCACTTCAGTCAAAGAAATCGACGATGTCAGCACCCAGATTGCGGCAGCGACTGAAGAGCAAAGTACCGTCGCTGAAGAGCTAAGTCGCAATATGCTCTCTATCCGCGATATTGTTGAGTCCCTCGTCAACAGCGGTAAGCAAACCGTGCAAGCGACAGAATTACTCAATGATACCAATGATGATCTCAAACGTCAGGTGGCCAACTTTAAATTGAGTTAG
- a CDS encoding MarR family transcriptional regulator: MEKHDEILVAIRQIIRAIDLHSKKLSKEYGLTGPQLILMRAIQEMHNVTIKELSNHTNVSQATTTTIIDRLELNGYVQRVRSESDRRKVHANLTEKGEELLNKAPKPLQDSFVNKFQNMEAWEQSLLLSSMQRVSSMMNAEDIDAAPVLQLESISKPSA, translated from the coding sequence TTGGAAAAACATGATGAAATTCTCGTCGCGATCCGCCAAATCATTCGCGCGATCGACTTACATTCAAAAAAATTAAGCAAAGAGTACGGGTTAACCGGTCCTCAGCTAATTTTGATGCGTGCCATCCAAGAAATGCATAACGTGACCATCAAAGAATTGTCGAATCACACCAATGTTAGCCAGGCCACTACGACAACGATCATCGATAGGCTAGAGCTTAATGGCTATGTACAACGTGTCCGTAGCGAATCAGATCGTCGTAAAGTGCATGCTAACCTAACTGAAAAAGGCGAAGAGTTACTCAATAAAGCGCCAAAGCCCCTGCAAGATAGCTTCGTTAATAAATTCCAAAACATGGAAGCCTGGGAGCAGAGCCTATTGTTATCTTCAATGCAGCGCGTCTCTTCAATGATGAATGCAGAAGACATCGACGCCGCACCTGTTTTACAGCTGGAAAGCATTTCAAAGCCTAGTGCCTAA
- a CDS encoding pyridoxal-dependent decarboxylase produces the protein MSDQTRIKYGPGRKPWIEQVPEFALGKVSPPSADPTKVYAERNYDFHYTEQAVDSFDVELPPIGQTVTEQDQVYSQLLAYVDVQKQHFLGYQTEENINYQKRLSPFLNASLNNVGDPFVNGNYTINSKCVERSVLDYFACLWNASWPSQGPYIDKNDQFHPGDPDSYWGYVLTMGSTEGNLYAMLNARDYLSGVMLLEEEIKSETVSGATLVNNEVYAHYPCTPRAKANAYTPVAFFSQDTHYSIVKAMAVEKIDTFGALGNRLYPQENPVDLGKPWPGEVESEQPTAELPAGSGAIDVEKLVAYVRFFAEKGHPILLVLNCGTTFKGAYDDVDQITSRLAPILKENGLWQRKVPIDPQDPKSDYEMRSGYWVHVDGALGASYLPFIKMAKDCPEYQRFFADQGNNTGPNFDFSNPMINSIVTSGHKWPGAPWPTGVYMTKQKFMVSPPDNPEYIGSPDTTFAGSRNGLSPLILWEYFARNSYQKQIDLAMQAQKMAQYTYEQLSLVAEYWRGKDANLPKNLWLQRTPLSLSLIFCQPNEEIIFRYSLAKESMSFGEQDSQQRHYVHLFTMWGVDQSLIDNLCHDLKQPGAFDPALFESIKRSEVSKPRVANTLKQIRLPLKGRSFR, from the coding sequence ATGAGTGATCAAACAAGGATAAAATACGGCCCTGGGCGCAAGCCATGGATAGAGCAGGTACCCGAGTTCGCGCTTGGGAAAGTTTCACCACCCTCCGCCGACCCAACGAAGGTTTACGCTGAAAGAAATTATGATTTTCATTACACCGAACAGGCTGTCGATAGCTTTGATGTTGAACTGCCGCCCATAGGACAAACAGTGACGGAGCAAGATCAAGTGTATAGCCAGTTACTTGCTTATGTGGATGTTCAAAAGCAGCACTTTCTTGGCTACCAAACCGAAGAAAATATTAACTACCAAAAACGGCTTTCTCCGTTTCTTAACGCGAGCCTAAATAATGTTGGTGACCCTTTCGTCAATGGAAACTACACAATTAACTCAAAATGTGTAGAGCGATCAGTTCTGGATTATTTTGCTTGTTTGTGGAATGCAAGTTGGCCTTCACAAGGGCCGTATATTGATAAAAACGACCAATTTCACCCCGGTGATCCTGACAGTTATTGGGGCTATGTTCTCACCATGGGAAGCACAGAGGGTAACTTGTATGCCATGCTTAATGCTCGTGACTATTTGAGCGGTGTGATGTTACTAGAAGAGGAAATAAAATCTGAAACGGTGAGTGGCGCCACCTTGGTCAATAACGAAGTTTACGCTCACTACCCTTGTACACCGCGTGCCAAAGCCAATGCTTACACGCCAGTGGCTTTTTTTTCACAAGACACCCATTACTCTATTGTAAAGGCGATGGCGGTTGAAAAGATCGACACGTTTGGTGCACTCGGTAACCGACTTTATCCACAGGAGAACCCTGTTGATCTGGGTAAGCCTTGGCCTGGTGAGGTTGAGTCAGAACAACCTACTGCTGAACTTCCAGCCGGTTCTGGCGCGATCGACGTTGAAAAGCTGGTCGCATATGTCAGATTTTTTGCTGAAAAAGGGCACCCTATTTTATTGGTTTTAAACTGCGGGACAACCTTCAAAGGGGCGTATGATGATGTCGACCAAATAACGTCTCGTTTGGCACCTATCTTAAAAGAGAATGGTCTATGGCAAAGAAAGGTGCCTATCGATCCACAAGATCCTAAGAGCGATTATGAGATGCGAAGCGGCTATTGGGTGCATGTGGATGGCGCGCTTGGCGCAAGCTATCTCCCTTTTATAAAGATGGCGAAAGATTGCCCAGAGTACCAACGTTTCTTTGCCGATCAGGGGAACAATACCGGACCTAACTTCGATTTTAGTAACCCGATGATTAACTCTATTGTGACCAGTGGACATAAGTGGCCGGGTGCACCATGGCCCACCGGTGTTTATATGACGAAACAAAAATTCATGGTATCTCCTCCCGATAACCCAGAATACATTGGCTCACCCGACACCACATTTGCTGGTTCGCGAAACGGACTTTCTCCGTTAATACTATGGGAGTACTTTGCGCGTAACAGCTATCAGAAACAGATAGATCTTGCGATGCAAGCACAGAAAATGGCGCAATATACCTATGAGCAGTTATCTTTGGTCGCTGAATATTGGCGCGGCAAAGATGCTAACTTGCCGAAGAATTTGTGGCTGCAAAGAACCCCTTTGTCCCTTTCGTTGATATTTTGCCAGCCCAATGAGGAGATTATTTTTCGTTACTCGCTTGCCAAAGAGAGTATGAGTTTTGGTGAACAAGATTCACAACAGCGGCACTATGTTCACCTGTTCACTATGTGGGGCGTAGACCAATCACTGATCGACAATTTGTGCCACGACCTTAAACAGCCTGGAGCATTCGATCCTGCTTTGTTTGAATCCATCAAACGCTCTGAGGTGAGTAAGCCTAGAGTTGCAAACACCCTCAAGCAAATCCGGTTACCGCTAAAAGGTCGCTCATTTCGTTGA
- a CDS encoding choline ABC transporter substrate-binding protein — translation MPTIKKTLTTLTISSLAFNAYANASMEAQQCSTVRFADVGWTDITATTAVTSELLKGLGYTTKTDLLSVPVTYSSMANGDIDVFLGNWMPTMEGDIAKYREAGTVETVRANLEGAKYTLAVPKYVYDAGVTSFADLVKHADKFKGRIYGIEPGNDGNRLIQSMIDSDAFGLKDFSLVESSEAGMVSQVTRAVRRNQWIAYLGWAPHPMNSNVDMEYLSGGDDYFGANYGGANVYTNVRANYLSECKNVGQLLQNLKFSLEMENALMEAILNQDIQPEKAAQQWLISNPEQVEAWLENVTTQQGEAATKALAAYLKQVKA, via the coding sequence ATGCCAACCATTAAAAAGACACTTACCACACTCACCATCAGCTCACTCGCATTTAATGCCTATGCCAACGCGTCTATGGAAGCGCAACAATGTTCAACCGTACGCTTTGCAGACGTAGGCTGGACCGACATTACAGCCACTACAGCAGTGACCTCAGAGCTGCTAAAAGGCCTAGGCTACACCACAAAAACCGATCTGCTCTCTGTTCCAGTCACCTATTCTTCTATGGCAAACGGCGATATTGATGTCTTTCTTGGCAACTGGATGCCTACTATGGAAGGTGACATCGCCAAATACCGTGAAGCAGGCACGGTTGAAACCGTTCGTGCCAATCTAGAAGGGGCGAAGTACACGCTTGCTGTGCCTAAATATGTTTATGATGCTGGCGTAACAAGTTTTGCTGATCTGGTAAAACACGCCGACAAATTCAAAGGTCGTATCTACGGTATCGAACCGGGGAACGATGGAAACCGACTCATTCAATCAATGATTGATTCCGATGCCTTTGGCCTAAAAGACTTTAGCCTGGTTGAATCCAGTGAAGCGGGCATGGTGTCTCAAGTGACTCGCGCGGTGCGTCGTAATCAATGGATTGCCTACCTTGGTTGGGCACCACACCCAATGAACAGCAATGTTGACATGGAATATCTTTCAGGTGGTGATGACTATTTCGGTGCAAACTACGGCGGCGCAAATGTCTACACCAATGTTCGCGCAAACTACCTGTCAGAATGTAAAAACGTCGGCCAACTCCTGCAAAACCTCAAGTTTTCATTAGAAATGGAAAATGCCCTGATGGAAGCGATTTTGAACCAAGATATTCAACCAGAAAAAGCCGCTCAACAGTGGTTAATCAGCAACCCTGAGCAAGTAGAAGCTTGGCTAGAAAACGTAACGACTCAACAAGGTGAAGCCGCTACGAAAGCCCTGGCTGCATACCTAAAACAAGTTAAAGCGTAA
- the betA gene encoding choline dehydrogenase, whose product MQQHYDYIIVGAGSAGCVLADRLAESGKHNVLLLEAGGSDKSIFIQMPTALSYPMNTDKYTWQFETQQESGLDGRQLHCPRGKVLGGSSSINGMVYVRGHACDFDEWEEQGAAGWNYQACLPYFKRAETWISGEDQYRGGSGPLGTCGGNEMTLNPLYQAFIDAGKDAGYPQTADYNGYQQEGFGPMHMTVDKGVRASTANAYLRRALKRPNLTLMKGVVTRKVLLEEQENGLTAVGVEFEKSGKTQTVLASKEVISSAGSIGSVQLLQLSGIGPKTVLEKAGVDLKHELPGVGENLQDHLEVYFQYHCKQPITLNGKLDLVSKGLIGAEWLLTRKGLGSTNHFESCAFIRSREGLKWPNIQYHFLPAAMRYDGQAAFDGHGFQVHVGPNKPESRGTVSITSADPHVEPEIRFNYISTEQDRQDWRDCIRLTREILSQPAMDSYRGEEIQPGAELTSDEDIDRWVKENVESAYHPSCGCKMGADTDEMAVLDAQCRVRGIHHLRVVDSSIFPTIPNGNLNAPTIMVAERAADMILGHVMLEPQNVPVWIAPEWEQKQRINAPLRAIDSFT is encoded by the coding sequence ATACAACAACACTACGATTATATTATCGTCGGTGCGGGTTCGGCCGGCTGTGTATTGGCTGACCGACTCGCCGAGAGCGGCAAACACAACGTATTGCTGCTAGAAGCCGGTGGCTCAGACAAAAGCATTTTCATTCAAATGCCCACCGCGCTTTCTTATCCGATGAATACCGATAAATACACGTGGCAGTTTGAAACACAGCAAGAATCAGGGTTGGATGGGCGACAATTACACTGCCCCCGCGGGAAAGTACTCGGTGGCAGCTCGTCCATTAACGGCATGGTCTATGTTCGTGGTCACGCTTGCGATTTTGACGAATGGGAAGAACAAGGCGCAGCGGGTTGGAACTACCAAGCCTGTCTGCCCTATTTCAAACGTGCAGAAACGTGGATTTCAGGCGAAGACCAATACCGTGGTGGTAGTGGCCCATTAGGCACATGCGGCGGAAACGAGATGACGCTTAATCCTCTTTACCAAGCCTTTATCGATGCTGGTAAAGACGCGGGTTACCCTCAAACCGCTGACTACAACGGCTATCAGCAAGAGGGTTTCGGCCCAATGCACATGACCGTCGACAAAGGTGTTCGAGCATCAACGGCTAACGCCTATCTACGTCGTGCTCTCAAACGCCCAAACCTAACGCTCATGAAAGGCGTGGTCACTCGTAAAGTGCTCCTTGAAGAGCAAGAAAACGGTTTAACAGCGGTGGGCGTTGAGTTTGAGAAATCTGGCAAAACACAAACCGTGCTGGCAAGCAAAGAGGTCATTTCTAGTGCAGGTTCTATTGGGTCGGTTCAGCTTCTTCAGTTGTCAGGCATTGGACCAAAAACAGTATTAGAAAAAGCAGGGGTTGACCTAAAACACGAGTTACCGGGCGTAGGTGAAAATCTTCAAGATCACCTTGAAGTGTATTTCCAGTATCACTGTAAACAACCTATCACCCTAAATGGCAAACTCGATTTGGTCAGTAAAGGCTTAATTGGCGCAGAATGGCTATTAACGCGCAAAGGGCTTGGATCCACCAACCACTTTGAATCTTGTGCGTTTATACGCTCACGTGAAGGGCTTAAATGGCCGAATATTCAATACCACTTTCTGCCAGCAGCGATGCGCTACGACGGACAAGCCGCCTTTGATGGACACGGTTTTCAAGTGCATGTCGGGCCAAATAAACCGGAAAGCCGCGGCACCGTCTCTATTACCTCCGCGGATCCACATGTGGAACCCGAGATCAGATTCAACTACATCTCTACCGAACAAGACCGACAAGACTGGCGCGACTGCATTCGCTTAACTCGTGAGATTTTATCTCAGCCTGCGATGGACAGTTACCGTGGTGAAGAAATTCAACCGGGTGCCGAATTGACCTCAGATGAAGATATTGATCGCTGGGTTAAGGAAAACGTAGAAAGCGCTTACCACCCTTCTTGCGGCTGCAAAATGGGCGCAGATACCGACGAGATGGCGGTCCTAGACGCTCAGTGTCGTGTACGCGGAATTCACCATCTTCGCGTCGTAGATTCATCCATTTTTCCAACCATTCCTAACGGCAACTTAAATGCCCCAACGATCATGGTGGCTGAACGCGCCGCAGATATGATCCTGGGTCATGTCATGCTCGAACCACAAAATGTGCCGGTTTGGATAGCGCCAGAATGGGAACAAAAACAACGCATCAATGCACCATTAAGAGCGATCGATAGCTTCACTTAA
- the choW gene encoding choline ABC transporter permease subunit: protein MNFITENKIPFGQWMETGVDWLTINAAGFFDAISIFLETVILFLVDVFKWMPPALPIVITAALAWFLHRKPSLVIFVVAALLTILNLGYWQEMLETFVLVFAATSISVLIGVPVGIMAAHRPWLYTALRPILDLMQTVPTFVYLIPTLVLFGLGIVPGLISTIIFAIAAPIRLTYLGIIKVPEELIEAGKAFGASKMKLLMKVELPAALPSIMAGVTQCIMLSLSMVVIAALVGADGLGKPVVRALNTVNISQGFEAGLAIVLVAMILDRLCKTPNQKDA, encoded by the coding sequence GTGAATTTTATTACGGAAAACAAAATCCCTTTTGGTCAATGGATGGAAACAGGTGTCGACTGGTTAACCATCAATGCGGCCGGATTTTTTGACGCGATTTCAATCTTCTTAGAGACGGTCATCCTATTTTTGGTCGATGTATTTAAATGGATGCCCCCTGCTCTGCCAATCGTAATAACCGCAGCCCTTGCTTGGTTTTTACACCGTAAACCGTCGCTGGTTATCTTTGTTGTTGCTGCGTTATTGACCATTCTCAACCTGGGTTACTGGCAAGAAATGCTGGAAACCTTCGTGCTCGTGTTTGCAGCAACGTCTATTTCCGTGTTGATCGGTGTCCCTGTCGGCATCATGGCGGCGCACAGGCCTTGGCTTTATACCGCGCTAAGACCCATTCTCGATTTGATGCAGACGGTGCCTACGTTCGTCTACCTTATCCCTACCTTGGTTTTATTTGGTCTGGGTATCGTACCGGGGCTCATTTCGACCATTATTTTCGCCATTGCCGCGCCTATTCGCCTGACTTACCTAGGTATCATCAAAGTCCCAGAAGAACTTATTGAAGCCGGCAAGGCATTCGGCGCAAGTAAAATGAAGCTTCTGATGAAAGTGGAACTGCCTGCAGCGTTACCCAGCATTATGGCTGGTGTGACTCAGTGCATTATGTTGTCACTATCGATGGTGGTGATCGCCGCCCTGGTTGGCGCCGATGGCCTTGGAAAACCGGTGGTCCGGGCACTGAATACCGTGAACATTTCACAAGGTTTTGAAGCCGGACTGGCGATTGTGCTTGTCGCAATGATTCTTGACCGCTTATGTAAAACACCCAACCAAAAGGACGCCTAA
- a CDS encoding diguanylate cyclase — protein MDSVSLDIRTLNFIVILFSVIYSIGLLLFQIAQKPIKGLSLFSLSIFLIGCGPLLLGLRGIIPDFLSIIGANVLIALGFHLTLYSLSLFRGYTLKPTYISSVMIFAVLAGFVYFTYFMPSIKNRIIVLSVYLAFATISTAIAVIKGTRKDLPLATRMMALPFFAYGGFMLIRVYVATSEAEIDSFMNANTIHQLTFLFSLTLIVSMSFSMLWMINARLLHSIHRLSFQDPLTGLKNRRALDEAMSDFKYNSSHGPVCLVMSDIDHFKAINDGHGHLVGDEVIKAIAKSIKQTLPANAAAFRLGGDEIIILLPGYDLRYAQTFIDDLRQVIAETVIDEKPLLAFTSSFGISQLLVSESWEECLDRADKALYQAKRGGRNRVSVIA, from the coding sequence ATGGATAGTGTTTCGTTAGATATCAGAACGCTTAACTTTATCGTGATTCTGTTTTCGGTAATTTATTCTATTGGTCTGCTATTGTTTCAAATCGCTCAAAAGCCGATTAAGGGGTTATCGCTTTTTTCACTATCCATATTTTTGATCGGGTGTGGCCCATTGCTACTGGGTTTAAGAGGTATTATTCCAGATTTTCTCAGTATTATTGGGGCGAATGTACTCATAGCACTCGGCTTTCACTTAACGCTGTATAGCTTGTCTCTCTTTCGCGGCTATACCCTTAAACCAACTTATATCAGCAGCGTCATGATATTCGCCGTTTTAGCGGGGTTTGTTTATTTTACCTACTTTATGCCGTCGATAAAAAATCGGATTATAGTTCTTAGCGTATATTTAGCCTTTGCGACCATTAGTACAGCCATCGCTGTGATAAAAGGAACTCGCAAAGATTTACCCCTCGCGACAAGAATGATGGCATTACCATTTTTCGCTTATGGTGGATTTATGCTGATACGAGTGTATGTCGCCACATCAGAAGCAGAAATAGACAGCTTCATGAACGCAAATACGATCCACCAGCTTACTTTTCTGTTTAGTCTTACTCTCATTGTGTCTATGAGCTTTTCGATGCTCTGGATGATTAACGCTAGGTTATTGCATTCAATCCATCGTTTATCCTTCCAGGATCCGTTGACGGGTCTTAAGAATCGTCGTGCGTTAGATGAGGCAATGTCTGATTTTAAATATAACTCCAGCCATGGGCCAGTTTGCCTAGTGATGTCAGATATTGATCATTTTAAAGCAATCAATGATGGGCATGGACACCTCGTGGGTGATGAGGTCATTAAAGCCATTGCAAAGAGTATTAAACAAACCTTGCCGGCCAATGCAGCGGCGTTTCGGTTAGGGGGCGATGAAATTATCATCCTGTTACCCGGTTACGACTTGCGCTATGCCCAGACGTTTATCGACGATTTACGACAAGTGATTGCCGAGACTGTTATCGATGAAAAACCACTGTTAGCGTTTACCTCGAGCTTTGGTATTTCTCAGTTACTCGTTTCGGAAAGTTGGGAGGAGTGTTTAGATAGGGCAGATAAAGCACTGTACCAAGCTAAGCGAGGTGGTCGAAATCGCGTTTCGGTTATTGCTTGA
- the choV gene encoding choline ABC transporter ATP-binding protein: MDMNVADAITIKNLDVVFGDKTAKALELLDEGKTRQEIIDETGQVVGVDNVSLSVKEGEICVLMGLSGSGKSSLLRAVNGLNQVSRGTLDIKDGNHQVDVAQCDESTLRHLRTRRVSMVFQKFALMPWLSVLDNVAFGLEMQGVAKSERRAKAREQIEMVGLAEWETKYPHELSGGMQQRVGLARAFAMDTDILLMDEPFSALDPLIRAQLQDELLLLQSKLNKTILFVSHDLDEALKIGNNIAIMESGKLIQHGKPEEIVLTPKTEYVKDFVAHTNPLNVLKGRSLMQPLESLKQDNERWQVCDSKNLWIKHQQGEVAIHGESEVSLVNWQDSEDDLSNIDASTMVITSPDISMRDAIKLKQLSTYPILLVENNQVVGILDNSEFYNALTGNFQAHHAA, translated from the coding sequence ATGGACATGAATGTTGCAGATGCGATCACCATTAAAAATCTAGACGTTGTGTTTGGTGACAAAACAGCAAAAGCGCTCGAACTATTGGACGAGGGCAAAACACGCCAAGAAATCATTGATGAAACCGGCCAAGTGGTGGGGGTCGACAATGTCTCCCTCTCAGTCAAAGAAGGCGAGATCTGTGTTTTGATGGGGTTATCTGGCTCTGGGAAATCAAGTCTACTGCGCGCGGTTAACGGCTTAAACCAAGTCAGCCGTGGCACTCTCGACATCAAAGACGGGAACCATCAGGTGGATGTTGCCCAGTGTGACGAATCAACCCTGCGCCACCTTCGCACACGCCGTGTTTCAATGGTGTTTCAAAAGTTTGCGTTGATGCCCTGGCTGTCAGTTTTGGATAACGTGGCGTTTGGCCTTGAGATGCAAGGTGTGGCGAAATCTGAACGTCGCGCTAAAGCCAGAGAGCAAATTGAAATGGTTGGTCTTGCTGAGTGGGAAACTAAATACCCGCATGAACTTTCTGGCGGTATGCAGCAACGTGTTGGCCTTGCTCGCGCGTTCGCAATGGATACGGATATTCTACTGATGGATGAACCGTTTTCAGCGCTTGACCCACTTATTCGCGCTCAGCTGCAAGATGAGCTTCTGCTGCTGCAAAGTAAACTCAATAAAACCATTCTATTCGTCAGCCACGATTTAGATGAAGCACTAAAAATTGGCAACAACATTGCGATCATGGAATCAGGCAAGCTCATTCAACACGGCAAGCCGGAAGAGATCGTCCTAACGCCAAAAACAGAATACGTGAAAGACTTCGTGGCGCATACCAACCCATTGAACGTCTTAAAAGGTCGCTCATTAATGCAGCCTTTAGAATCGCTAAAGCAAGATAACGAACGCTGGCAGGTTTGTGATAGCAAAAACTTGTGGATCAAACACCAACAAGGTGAAGTGGCTATTCACGGTGAATCAGAGGTGAGCTTGGTCAACTGGCAAGATTCTGAGGATGATTTAAGCAATATTGATGCTTCAACGATGGTGATTACTAGCCCAGACATTAGTATGCGTGATGCAATAAAGCTCAAACAATTAAGCACCTACCCAATTTTGCTCGTGGAAAACAACCAAGTTGTTGGCATTCTAGATAACAGTGAATTCTACAATGCACTAACGGGTAATTTTCAGGCTCATCATGCCGCTTAA